The window TATCCCTGATTGGACAACTACGACTTCCTTATCACCAATCGTTCCTTCAAAAAACGCATTACCTGCTTCATTCCATGTGCTCATGTTATTCATTGCTTCTTTTAAGACGATGACCTCTTCAGCCATCGCGCCAATTATACCTATTTTCATCTTAACTAGTTCGCTCCTTTAATTATCCAAAAAAGATAAAATAAAATAAAATCATTAATAAAATCGTCACTACCACAATCGCCTTCGTTAAAAAGCTACTACGCTTTCTAATTTTGTTGCTTGTTTCTGCTCGACTACCTTTAACAGTTCCTATTTTCTTTTTTTCTTTTTTATATTGTTGAACAATTTCTTGTTCTTTTTGTTCAAATTCTTTTTGAAGCTCAGCATCTCTCAAACGTTTTGCAGCTTCTTCTTCTTTTTTCATCTCACGCAATTTACTACGCGTAATTAATGGTCCCTTGTCGCTCAAACCAATGCCTCCTATTTCATGTTTAATTCTAAATACTGGATAGCCATAATGGTCTTGCTATCGTTTATTTCTTTGGATGTAATCATCGCTTTTGCTTCATCTAAAGTTACCTCTAAAAGTTCAATTCGCTCATCCTCATCCTGTCCTTTAGGTTGTTCAATCTGAACCAATCCAGTCGCTAAGTAAATAATCATTCGTTCATTAGAAAAGCCCGGTGATAAAGCAACATCAAAAATTTCTTCTAACGACTGACAACCTAATCCTGTTTCTTCTTCTAATTCTCTTCTAGCTACTTCTATAGGATTGTGTTCATTTTTTTCTATTTTACCAGCTGGAATTTCAACGAGTGTTCGTTCTATAGGTTTTCTAAATTGTTTTACTAATATAATGTTATTCTCGCTAGTCACTGGAACGATTCCCACTGCCCCATGGTGAAACACTAATTCTCGTTGTGCCTGTGTGCCGTCTGCTAACACGACCTCGTCTACGGCGACTTCAATTACACGGCCTTTAAAAATCATTTCACGGTGCAATGTTTTTTCATAAAAATCTTCTTCTCGCATAGTGGGCCCTCACTTTTTATTTACTCTCTAAAGGTTACTATATCATGAACTAGTTGAAAAGACCTAAAACAAAATCAATCTTCGGACTGATAGGATACTCCCCCTAACTATGGTAGAATTAATGCATCAAGTTAAGTTTTACTTAACAAAAAGGAGTGACCTAATTGAAAAAGAAAACCTTAAGCTTCATACTTGGAGGCCTGGTAATGATTCCACTCGCTGCTTTATTCATTGATTCTCTAACAAATGGCAGTACCATTATCGCCATTATAATTGGTATTCTAATGGTAAGACTTATAATAAAACTACTAACCACAATAAAAAAAGGAAAAGAAATCAAACTGCCTGCAATGAGTAAAGAAAAGTCAGAACATTACGAAAGTTTAGGCATGAGTGATCAACAAATTGAATTTTTCCGTGAAACTATGCAAACAGCGAAAGAACAAATTAAGGCATTAGATACTAACATGAACAGTGTAACCAAGTTAAAAGCGATTAACTTACGTACTGATGCGGTAAAAATAACCAAATCCCTATTTAAACGTTTAGCTGATGAGCCAAACAAATTACATTTGGCAGATGGCTTTTTGTATCATCATCTACCAAATATTTTAGAACTAACAGATAAATATATCGAAATTAACAACCATGAAGTAAAAACGAAAACCTCTTATGAAGCATTAGAAAAAAGTGCCGCAATGATTGAAAAAGTTGCGATCTTACTTTTAGAAGACTATGAACGTTTTGTCAAAGATGACATGGATGAATTAGATGTCGAACTAACACTTGCTGAACAAAATATTTCCCGTAAAGAAGAGAAAAACCTAGAGGATATCACAAAAGAAACCACTGCCTCTACACCAGACAAAGAAGACTAAAGGAGTCGATAAATAGATGACAGATAAAATTAAACCTGTAGATTCAACCTTAGATGATTTATTAAGTAATCCCTTTGCAGATTCAAGTGATGCTGCTATGCAAATGGTGAATAGCCCTGATATGCAAACAACTGAAGCTGTTAATCAGGCGCCAAAATTTATTGATAAATTAGAACCCGCACGCCAAGTACAAGCACGTCAATTAGCTGAGCAAATCGATATCACTGATTCGCAATCTGTTATGGCCTATGGTTCAGCTGCACAAAAAAAATTAGGTGAATTCTCTCACTCAATGCTAGCACATGTTCAAAATCAAGACTTAGGACCGGTTGGTGATTCATTAACTGAATTGATGTACCGATTAAACGAAACAAGTCCAGATGAACTGCAAGCCCAAGAACGCAATGTCTTCAAGAAAATGTTTGGTAAAGTCAAACAATCTATCTATGAAGTCACTGCC is drawn from Vagococcus xieshaowenii and contains these coding sequences:
- a CDS encoding NUDIX hydrolase, producing the protein MREEDFYEKTLHREMIFKGRVIEVAVDEVVLADGTQAQRELVFHHGAVGIVPVTSENNIILVKQFRKPIERTLVEIPAGKIEKNEHNPIEVARRELEEETGLGCQSLEEIFDVALSPGFSNERMIIYLATGLVQIEQPKGQDEDERIELLEVTLDEAKAMITSKEINDSKTIMAIQYLELNMK
- a CDS encoding 5-bromo-4-chloroindolyl phosphate hydrolysis family protein, which encodes MIPLAALFIDSLTNGSTIIAIIIGILMVRLIIKLLTTIKKGKEIKLPAMSKEKSEHYESLGMSDQQIEFFRETMQTAKEQIKALDTNMNSVTKLKAINLRTDAVKITKSLFKRLADEPNKLHLADGFLYHHLPNILELTDKYIEINNHEVKTKTSYEALEKSAAMIEKVAILLLEDYERFVKDDMDELDVELTLAEQNISRKEEKNLEDITKETTASTPDKED
- the macP gene encoding cell wall synthase accessory phosphoprotein MacP, whose product is MSDKGPLITRSKLREMKKEEEAAKRLRDAELQKEFEQKEQEIVQQYKKEKKKIGTVKGSRAETSNKIRKRSSFLTKAIVVVTILLMILFYFIFFG